One part of the Bicyclus anynana chromosome 8, ilBicAnyn1.1, whole genome shotgun sequence genome encodes these proteins:
- the LOC112052492 gene encoding uncharacterized protein LOC112052492, producing the protein METSNTDQIFEYNPDTLEYLKKQYDLDTTERLEEALVILQDWLHKQPHIARKNYSKEYLERIMILSKGSIERAKMKLDSIATYRTLLPQFFEPLPEPAKLVIFEEFNVSFLPKLTKDHYRVFWIKNFTKQYDASALMDFFRFFVMLCEYLLRYDYCNGYVAVLDYRETNIFELLKTLNVVNMHQLLKITMDGFGMRIKGIHYLSTSKAIDTLISLFKQVLSAKVAERIQVHKDVDDLYKFIPKEIMPADYGGLEKSTYQLCCDLKSTIGSEENLKYFKEMQNARTNENYRCGDQFNDKYLGMPGSFRKLNVD; encoded by the exons ATGGAAACGAGTAATACCGATCAGATATTTGAGTATAACCCGGATACGTTGGAGTACCTTAAAAAGCAATATGATTTGGACACAACGGAGAGGTTAGAGGAGGCCCTCGTAATTTTACAGGATTGGCTACATAAGCAACCCCATATTGCAAGgaaaaattatt cGAAGGAATATCTGGAACGGATTATGATTCTCAGTAAGGGTTCTATAGAAAGAGCAAAGATGAAATTGGACAGCATCGCTACGTACCGTACGTTGTTACCACAGTTTTTTGAACCATTACCCGAGCCTGCAAAACTCGTTATTTTTGAGGAATT taaTGTTAGTTTCTTACCAAAGTTGACCAAAGACCATTACAGAGTTTTTTGGATTAAAAATTTCACGAAGCAATACGATGCGTCAGCTCTCATGGATTTCTTCAGATTCTTTGTTATG CTATGTGAGTATTTACTACGCTACGACTATTGCAATGGATATGTAGCTGTACTAGATTAcagagagacaaatatctttgAACTGCTAAAAACCTTGAACGTGGTGAATATGCAtcaattacttaaaataactatg gaCGGTTTTGGAATGAGAATAAAAGGCATTCACTATTTATCGACGTCGAAAGCAATAGACACTTTGATTTCATTGTTTAAGCAAGTATTGAGTGCAAAGGTTGCTGAGAGAATACAAGTCCATAAAGACGTTGACGACTTGTACAAATTCATTCCTAAAGAAATCATGCCAGCAGATTATGGTGGTCTGGAAAAATCGACATATCAACTCTGTT GTGATTTAAAATCAACAATTGGATCGgaggaaaatttaaaatacttcaAGGAAATGCAAAACGCTCGCACGAATGAAAATTACAGGTGTGGGGATCAATTTAACGATAAATATCTGGGAATGCCGGGGTCATTCAGAAAATTAaatgtagattaa
- the LOC112052494 gene encoding uncharacterized protein LOC112052494 gives METIPQNSLFEFNPDTLVYLRKQYDLDKPGRIEEAIDILEEWIKKQNHFLVKNFPRDYLERAIIISKGSVERAKMKLDKICTFRSIMPHFFEEINLKDPELIEEMYGCFLPKLTKDHYRVYLFKSKIKTLTSGLLNYYRYFFMQCEYIQAHDYCNGIVAVIDYTDANMMEIIKWFNAVDLRESITILREGYGMRIKGIHLISGSKALDAVVAVFKQVLSSKVAGRLYTHKSIEDVANIVDKDIVPVEYGGKEKPLIELHNKNLEVLSSSGFTAHLKEMRMAKTNENLRLSATQADQYLGMAGSFRTLSVD, from the exons ATGGAGACAATACCGCAGAATTCTTTATTCGAATTCAATCCTGATACTTTGGTTTATTTGAGGAAGCAATATGATCTGGACAAGCCCGGGAGGATTGAAGAAGCAATAGACATACTTGAGGAGTGGATTAAAAAGCAGAAccactttttagttaaaaattttc CACGAGACTACTTGGAACGAGCGATCATTATTAGCAAGGGATCTGTAGAACGCGCTAAGATGAAACTGGATAAAATTTGCACTTTTAGAAGTATTATGCCACATTTTTTTGAAGAAATCAATTTAAAAGACCCAGAGTTAATTGAAGAAAT GTATGGCTGTTTCCTGCCCAAACTCACAAAGGATCATTAtagagtatatttatttaaaagtaagatCAAAACACTTACATCGGGTCTTCTTAACTATTATCGTTATTTTTTCATG CAATGTGAATACATCCAAGCACATGACTATTGCAACGGTATAGTGGCAGTAATAGATTATACAGATGCAAACATGATGGAAATTATCAAATGGTTCAACGCAGTTGATCTGCGAGAGTCGATTACGATTTTGAGG GAAGGTTATGGTATGAGGATAAAGGGTATCCACCTTATATCAGGTTCCAAAGCATTAGACGCGGTTGTAGCCGTTTTCAAACAAGTATTAAGTTCCAAGGTGGCTGGACGTTTGTATACGCACAAAAGTATCGAAGACGTAGCGAATATTGTAGACAAAGATATTGTTCCTGTAGAATATGGTGGCAAAGAAAAACCTCTGATAGAATTACATA ATAAAAACTTGGAGGTATTATCTTCAAGCGGTTTCACTGCTCATCTAAAAGAAATGAGAATGGCGAAAACCAATGAAAATTTGAGACTGTCTGCGACGCAAGCTGACCAGTATTTAGGAATGGCTGGATCGTTCAGAACGTTAAGCGttgattga
- the LOC112052498 gene encoding alpha-tocopherol transfer protein-like, whose amino-acid sequence MESIPFNPILEYNPDTLFFIRKQYDLDKLERIEEAITILKDWLQKQDHIVKKNYSSNYLERVIILSKGSVERAKAKLDKIATFRTLLPQYFEPIDNLKKTLLNDLITGIPSKLTPDHYRVVITDHKIKQADSGLMDFYRYLIMVAEYIQCNDYLNGVEVILDYRNSNLLEIIKALNLVEIQQIFSIIMEGYGMRIKGIHFITTSKAIDTVVYLFKSALNKKVAERIHVHNNVDTLHKHIPKDILPSDYGGQAKSLLELSHDLKAELNSENYLKHYKEMQKACTNENYRRDDKFNEQCVGIPGSFRQLSVD is encoded by the exons ATGGAGTCGATTCCTTTTAATCCGATATTGGAATACAATCCCGATACACTGTTTTTTATAAGGAAACAGTATGACTTGGACAAATTGGAGAGAATAGAGGAAGCCATCACCATTTTAAAAGATTGGCTCCAGAAACAGGATCATATAGTTAAgaaaaattatt catCAAATTATTTGGAGAGGGTCATCATCTTAAGTAAGGGTTCCGTGGAAAGAGCGAAGGCGAAACTAGATAAAATAGCTACTTTTCGAACTCTGCTGCCCCAGTACTTTGAACCGATAGACAATTTGAAGAAGACTCTATTAAATGATTT aATTACCGGAATACCATCGAAACTGACTCCTGATCACTACCGGGTGGTGATAACAGACCATAAAATCAAACAAGCTGATTCGGGACTAATGGATTTCTACAGATATCTTATTATG gtTGCTGAGTACATACAGTGCAATGACTATTTGAATGGCGTAGAGGTGATCCTTGATTACAGAAATTCAAAccttttagaaataataaaagcttTGAATTTAGTAGAAATACAGCAAATTTTTTCAATCATAAtg GAAGGCTACGGTATGCGTATAAAAGGCATCCACTTTATAACAACGTCAAAAGCGATAGACACAGTGGTTTATCTGTTCAAGTCAGCGCTAAATAAGAAAGTTGCCGAGCGAATCCATGTCCACAATAATGTGGACACGTTACACAAACACATACCTAAAGATATACTACCCTCTGACTATGGTGGCCAGGCGAAATCATTACTTGAATTAAGTC ATGACCTAAAAGCAGAGTTAAATTCAGAAAACTACCTTAAGCATTATAAAGAGATGCAGAAAGCCTGTACCAATGAAAACTATCGGCGAGACGACAAATTCAACGAACAATGCGTGGGAATACCTGGCTCCTTTAGACAACTGAgcgtagattaa
- the LOC112052496 gene encoding alpha-tocopherol transfer protein-like produces the protein MIPEIINKHRAKPGLIFEYNPDTLEYLKKQYDLDSPERLDEAFIILQDWLDKQPHIVRKKYSKDYLERIIILSKGSVERAKMKLDSIATYRTLLPQFFEPLPEPAKLAILEEFHVCFLPKMTKDHYRVFWIQSFMKQSDGSTFMDFYRFFVMLCEYLLRYDYCNGYIAVLDYRKANIFELLKTFNVMEIHQVHKIVMDGFGMRIKAIHFITTSKAIDTLITICKQVLKAKVAERIQVHKVIDDLYKFIPKETMPADYGGLQKSTYQLCCDLKSTIGSEDNLKYFKEMQKACTNENYRCADQFNDKYLGLPGSFRKLNVD, from the exons ATGATTCCAGAAAT AATTAATAAACATCGAGCAAAGCCCGGCctg ATATTTGAGTATAACCCGGATACGTTAGAGTACCTGAAGAAACAATATGATTTGGACTCACCGGAGAGGTTGGACGAAGCCTTCATAATTTTGCAGGATTGGCTCGATAAACAACCTCAtattgtaagaaaaaaatatt cgAAGGATTATCTAGAAAGGATCATCATTCTCAGTAAGGGTTCTGTAGAAAGAGCAAAGATGAAATTGGACAGCATCGCTACGTACCGAACTTTGTTACCACAATTTTTTGAGCCATTACCCGAACCAGCAAAACTTGCCATTTTAGAGGAATT tcACGTTTGTTTCTTACCAAAGATGACGAAGGATCATTATAGAGTTTTTTGGATTCAAAGTTTCATGAAACAGTCCGACGGGTCAACTTTTATGGATTTCTATAGATTCTTTGTTATG CTTTGTGAGTATTTATTGCGCTATGACTATTGCAATGGATATATCGCTGTGTTGGACTATAGAAaagcaaatatttttgaacTCCTAAAAACCTTCAATGTAATGGAAATACATCAAGTTCACAAAATCGTTATG gACGGCTTCGGAATGAGAATAAAAGCCATTCACTTTATAACGACGTCGAAAGCAATAGACACTTTGATTACAATATGTAAGCAAGTATTGAAGGCAAAGGTTGCTGAGCGAATCCAAGTCCATAAAGTCATTGACGACTTATACAAATTCATACCTAAAGAGACCATGCCAGCAGATTATGGCGGTCTGCAAAAATCGACATATCAACTCTGTT GTGATTTAAAATCAACAATCGGATCGGAGGACAATTTGAAATACTTCAAGGAAATGCAAAAAGCTTGCACGAATGAAAACTACAGGTGTGCGGATCAATTCAACGACAAATATCTGGGATTGCCGGGTTCATTCAGAAAATTAaatgtagattaa